One Pochonia chlamydosporia 170 chromosome 5, whole genome shotgun sequence DNA segment encodes these proteins:
- a CDS encoding S-(hydroxymethyl)glutathione dehydrogenase (similar to Pyrenophora tritici-repentis Pt-1C-BFP XP_001936441.1) — translation MSSTMKAVNYNGPFKVKVQDVDMPRIEHPDDIILKVTTAAICGSDLHMYEGRTAAEQGITFGHENMGIVEQIGEGVTLLKRGDRVVIPFNVADGRCRNCEEGRTAFCTGVNPGFAGGAYGYVAMGPYRGGQAQYLRVPYADFNALQLPPGKEHESDFILLADIFPTGWHGVELSGFTPGESIAVFGAGPVGLMAAYSAVLRGASRVFVVDRVPERLQAAEKIGCIPVDFTKGDAVDQIISLNDGMVDRSVDAVGYQAMDSGGSSEQPNVVLENMIRVTRACGGLGIPGLYVPSDPGAPDSAAAKGMISLSFGKLFEKGLKLATGQCNVKAYNRYLRDLIVAGKAKPSFVVSHEITLDDVETAYDKFDKRVEGYTKVLIHPNGEV, via the exons ATGTCGTCGACAATGAAAGCCGTCAACTACAATGGCCCAttcaaggtcaaggttcaAGATGTTGATATGCCCCGAATAGAGCACCCGGACGATATCATTCTCAAGGTGACAACT GCCGCAATTTGTGGTTCAGACTTACA CATGTATGAAGGCAGAACCGCCGCAGAGCAGGGCATCACCTTCG GCCATGAAAACATGGGAATCGTGGAACAAATCGGCGAGGGAGTGACGCTACTGAAAAGGGGTGACCGAGTCGTCATTCCATTCAATGTCGCCGACGGCCGTTGCCGCAACTGTGAAGAGGGAAGAACCGCATTTTGCACTGGAGTAAACCCCGGATTTGCGGGTGGAGCCTACG GATATGTTGCTATGGGTCCATATCGTGGAGGTCAAGCGCAGTATCTTCGTGTTCCATATGCAGACTTCAACGCCCTTCAGCTGCCCCCTGGAAAAGAGCACGAATCCGACTTCATTCTACTTGCCG ATATTTTTCCAACAG GATGGCATGGTGTCGAACTTTCCGGCTTCACCCCCGGAGAGAGTATTGCCGTGTTTGGCGCCGGGCCAGTGGGTTTGATGGCGGCGTATTCTGCCGTTCTTCGGGGAGCCTCCCGTGTATTTGTTGTAGATCGCGTTCCCGAGCGACTGCAGGCAGCCGAGAAAATCGGTTGCATTCCTGTTGATTTTACCAAAGGTGATGCTGTTGACCAAATTATCAGTCTTAACGACGGCATGGTAGACCGATCTGTAGATGCTGTTGGTTATCAAGCAATGGATAGCGGCGGCTCTTCCGAACAGCCAAATGTTGTTCTTGAGAACATGATTCGGGTCACACGGGCATGTGGTGGATTAGGTATTCCAGGGCTCTATGTTCCTAG CGATCCGGGCGCCCCCGACAGTGCTGCAGCAAAAGGAATGATTAGTTTGAGTTTCGGAAAGCTCTTTGAGAAG GGCTTGAAACTGGCAACTGGCCAGTGTAACGTTAAAGCGTACAATCGTTACTTGAGAGACTTGATTGTTGCTGGGAAAGCAAAACCTAGTTTCGTGGTTTCGCATGAGATCACTTTGGACGACGTTGAGACTGCATATGATAAGTTTGACAAGCGTGTTGAAGGTTACACAAAGGTTCTCATACACCCAAATGGGGAAGTATAA